The Oncorhynchus tshawytscha isolate Ot180627B linkage group LG18, Otsh_v2.0, whole genome shotgun sequence genome has a window encoding:
- the LOC112217887 gene encoding SAYSvFN domain-containing protein 1-like: MEQKLAEFRARRRADVAARKSESFQKQPITYSDNGSTLKSDSCQSSTADPDTQELTDNPISAVHQAIRTKHWGDDWLLESTLGQWLGSKRLAFTNLTLLKVLLWLVLLGLFAELEFGLPFFLISLFYWLYEGLRSPTARQPGEMSAYSVFNPDCQPLLGALTAEQLEGEMGYRPLANR; this comes from the exons ATGGAGCAAAAGCTTGCGGAGTTCAGGGCCCGAAGAAGGGCTGATGTGGCCGCTAGGAAGAGCGAATCTTTTCAAAAACAACCAATAACATATTCGGACAATGGCAGCACTTTGAAGTCGGACAGTTGCCAGTCATCAACAGCTGATCCAGACACACAGGAGTTGACAGATAATCCAATCTCTGCTGTCCATCAGGCTATAAGGACTAAACATTGGGGG GATGACTGGCTGCTGGAGAGCACTCTGGGTCAATGGCTTGGGTCAAAGCGACTGGCTTTCACAAATCTGACTTTGCTGAAGGTGTTGCTTTGGCTGGTTCTACTTGGGCTGTTTGCCGAGCTGGAATTCGGGTTGCCTTTCTTCCTAATCTCCCTCTTCTACTGGCTGTATGAGGGGCTGCGGAGCCCAACTGCACGCCAACCTGGAGAAATGAGTGCTTACTCAGTGTTCAACCCAGACTGTCAGCCTCTCCTGGGTGCACTTACAGCTGAGcagctagagggagagatgggctACAGACCACTGGCCAACAGATGA
- the LOC112217888 gene encoding SAYSvFN domain-containing protein 1 yields the protein MQPITSPGSGSTLKSVSWESTADKDAQELTKHQMPAVPQATGTLQCGDDCLLDCILGRRLGSRQLGFANRTLLKVLLWLVLLGLFAELAFGLPFFLISLFYWLYQGLRSPAKRQPGELSAYSVFNPDCQPLMGTLTAEQLDCEMGILQLTM from the exons ATGCAGCCCATAACATCACCTGGCAGTGGAAGCACTTTGAAGTCCGTCAGTTGGGAGTCAACAGCCGATAAAGACGCACAGGAGTTGACAAAACATCAGATGCCTGCTGTCCCTCAGGCTACAGGGACTTTACAGTGTGGG GATGACTGTCTGCTGGATTGCATTCTGGGTCGAAGGCTTGGTTCAAGGCAACTTGGTTTTGCAAACCGGACTTTGCTGAAGGTGTTGCTTTGGCTGGTTCTGCTTGGGCTGTTCGCTGAGCTGGCCTTCGGGTTGCCTTTCTTCCTAATCTCCCTCTTCTACTGGCTGTACCAGGGGCTGCGGAGCCCAGCTAAACGTCAACCTGGAGAACTGAGCGCTTACTCAGTATTCAACCCTGACTGTCAGCCTCTCATGGGCACCCTCACAGCAGAGCAGTTGGACTGTGAAATGGGAATACTTCAGCTAACCATGTAA
- the LOC112217885 gene encoding cytospin-A-like produces the protein MGNVGGKDSHGPTGSRLDLFQTPPSSLSDSDLAPAAAQLLQQGTPSSGTTRGIVCQGGASPISNWRHTLSVPPEWAVITVESRVSPQGTGIEMEGGRQTVQCSNSHTSSPVSPGQQPQFEGSPLEPSWQERASGMEPHARPERAGEEMALALFSLLEHHRSALGLSPGLDAPAGAAELLRRLLVEREELVEEVHNLKDTLRTERAEWLQFQCDLQVAVSVADRLRVEAEETLGTLRESHGNVEGQLDQAQCRQQDTDRELESLRAEHREACHRLSALTMEHQKTRAELDTRTHTLRESERDSLREREKDSHREIEGRDTEGEDTSEDISTMEALDGKKREDSEREVEGEKRVKSEGEDVNMGGQFPKELVRGGENLLKVKGVAAAYLQNLAAGEKGCGLRDSPRIVVMSERSRSLSRLPLPTDSLPAQNGSSQNPTSTTLPLYKKEEPAKGKRMDRILLRQDSWSSFYTKKQEEDQNADPLFRPQDGFSMLLRCHGGSRRNSLLRWCQSRTQGYKNIEITNFSSSWEDGLAFCAVYHTYLPTHIPYSSLSTGDKSENLDLAFQTGESVGIPATLTVEEMLRPGGPDWQRVLGYVESMFRHFEM, from the exons ATGGGTAACGTCGGTGGAAAGGACAGCCATGGCCCTACAG GATCTCGTTTAGATCTGTTTCaaactcctccctcttccctctctgatTCTGATCTGGCACCAGCCGCGGCTCAGCTGCTGCAGCAGGGGACACCGTCCTCCGGGACCACCCGGGGCATCGTCTGCCAGGGTGGAGCCTCCCCCATTTCCAACTGGAGACACACACTGTCCGTCCCCCCAGAATGGGCCGTGATTACAGTGGAGAGCAGAGTGTCTCCGCAGGGGACTGGGATTGAGATGGAAGGTGGAAGGCAGACAGTGCAGTGCTCTAACAGCCACACCAGCAGCCCTGTGTCCCCAGGCCAGCAGCCTCAGTTTGAGGGTAGCCCTTTGGAGCCTAGCTGGCAGGAGCGGGCCAGTGGGATGGAGCCCCATGCAAGGCCAGAGCGAGCTGGGGAGGAGATGGCCCTGGCACTATTTAGCCTTTTGGAACATCACAGGTCTGCACTGGGGCTCAGTCCGGGCCTGGACGCACCAGCAGGAGCAGCCG agCTGCTGAGGCGGttgctggtggagagagaggagctggttGAGGAGGTGCACAACTTGAAGGACACACTGAGG actGAGCGAGCTGAGTGGCTCCAGTTCCAGTGTGATCTACAGGTGGCAGTGTCTGTGGCCGACCGGCTGCGCGTGGAAGCGGAAGAGACTCTAGGCACGCTCAGAGAGAGCCATGGGAATGTGGAGGGCCAGCTGGACCAGGCCCAGTGCAGACAGCAAGACACGGACAGGGAGCTGGAGAGCCTGAGGGCTGAACACAGAGAGGCCTGTCACAGATTGTCTGCTCTCACCATGGAGCACCAAAAGACTAGGGCTGAGctggacacacggacacacacactccgggagagcgagagggactcactgagggaaagagagaaggactcacacagagagatagagggaagagacacGGAGGGAGAAGACACTAGTGAAGACATAAGCACGATGGAGGCACTGGatgggaagaaaagagaggattCAGAAAGAGAAGTGGAAGGAGAGAAAAGGgtgaagagtgagggagaggatgttAACATGGGAGGGCAGTTTCCCAAGGAGCTTGTTAGAGGAGGGGAGAACTTGCTCAAAGTGAAGGGGGTGGCGGCGGCGTACCTACAGAATTTGGCAGCCGGGGAGAAAGGGTGCGGCTTGAGAGATTCACCAAGGATTGTGGTGATGTCAGAGCGTTCCAG GAGCCTCTCTCGACTTCCCCTGCCCACTGACTCTCTCCCTGCACAGAATGGTAGCTCTCAGAACCCTACCAGTACAACACTGCCTCTCTACAAG AAAGAAGAGCCAGCCAAAGGGAAAAGGATGGACCGCATACTGCTACGACAGGACAGCTGGTCTAGCTTCTATACAA AAAAACAGGAGGAGGACCAGAACGCAGACCCATTGTTCAG ACCTCAGGATGGTTTCAGCATGCTGCTGCGATGTCATGGAGGCTCCAGGCGGAACTCACTCTTGCGTTGGTGTCAAAGCCGCACCCAGGGCTATAAG aatatTGAGATCACCAACTTCAGTAGCAGTTGGGAGGATGGTCTGGCTTTCTGTGCCGTGTACCACACCTATCTGCCCACACACATCCCCTACAGTAGTCTCAGCACAGGAGACAAA AGCGAGAACCTGGACCTAGCCTTCCAGACAGGGGAGAGTGTTGGAATCCCAGCCACTTTG ACCGTGGAGGAGATGCTGAGACCAGGTGGGCCCGACTGGCAGAGGGTCCTGGGGTACGTTGAAAGCATGTTTCGTCACTTTGAGATGTAA